The following are encoded together in the Mycteria americana isolate JAX WOST 10 ecotype Jacksonville Zoo and Gardens chromosome 2, USCA_MyAme_1.0, whole genome shotgun sequence genome:
- the TIMM21 gene encoding mitochondrial import inner membrane translocase subunit Tim21 isoform X1 → MLPASLARAGQRGERLRACLGRWLLAPPGWALPGPGPGAGPCLRWRHQPARGGLAPLLRAAQQSIGTQAGGLRAEKPGDNSKHVSVQRDRKEETLLSAAQKVKEAGRDFTYFIVVLVGMGVTGGLFYVIFKELFSSSSPSKIYGDALEKCRSHPEIIGVFGESIKGYGEATRRGRRQLVSHIEYVKDGLKHMRLKFYIEGSEPGKRGTVHVEVKENPERGRFEVRYIFVDVDTYPRRTIVIEDNR, encoded by the exons ATGCTGCCCGCCTCCCTTGCGcgggcggggcagcgcggcgaGCGGCTGCGGGCCTGCCTGGGGAGGTGGCTGCTCGCTCCCCCTGGctgggcgctgccggggccggggccgggggccgggccctGCCTGAGGTGGCGGCACCAGCCCGCCCGCGGGGGGCTCGCCCCGCTGCTCCGGGCCGCCCAGCAGAGTATCGGGACGCAAGCGGGGGGGCTGAGAGCTGAAAAACCTGGCGATAATAGCAAACATGTGTCCGTGCAAAGGGACCGGAAAGAAGAAACTCTGCTGTCGGCTGCTCAGAAAG TGAAAGAAGCTGGAAGAGACTTTACCTATTTTATTGTGGTGCTCGTTGGAATGGGTGTtacag GTGGTTTGTTCTATGTGATTTTTAAAGAGCTATTCTCTTCTTCTAGTCCAAGTAAGATCTATGGAGATGCCTTGGAGAAATGCAGATCTCACCCTGAG ATAATTGGTGTTTTTGGTGAATCTATTAAAGGTTATGGGGAGGCAACAAGAAGAGGAAGACGACAGCTTGTCAG tCACATTGAATATGTAAAGGATGGACTGAAGCATATGCGTTTGAAGTTCTATATTGAGGGCTCTGAACCAGGGAAGCGGGGAACAGTCCATGTGGAAGTCAAAGAG AATCCTGAGAGAGGAAGATTTGAGGTCCGCTACATATTTGTGGATGTTGACACCTATCCTAGAAGAACCATTGTCATAGAAGACAACAGATAG
- the TIMM21 gene encoding mitochondrial import inner membrane translocase subunit Tim21 isoform X2: MLPASLARAGQRGERLRACLGRWLLAPPGWALPGPGPGAGPCLRWRHQPARGGLAPLLRAAQQSIGTQAGGLRAEKPGDNSKHVSVQRDRKEETLLSAAQKVKEAGRDFTYFIVVLVGMGVTGGLFYVIFKELFSSSSPSKIYGDALEKCRSHPEIIGVFGESIKGYGEATRRGRRQLVRILREEDLRSATYLWMLTPILEEPLS; this comes from the exons ATGCTGCCCGCCTCCCTTGCGcgggcggggcagcgcggcgaGCGGCTGCGGGCCTGCCTGGGGAGGTGGCTGCTCGCTCCCCCTGGctgggcgctgccggggccggggccgggggccgggccctGCCTGAGGTGGCGGCACCAGCCCGCCCGCGGGGGGCTCGCCCCGCTGCTCCGGGCCGCCCAGCAGAGTATCGGGACGCAAGCGGGGGGGCTGAGAGCTGAAAAACCTGGCGATAATAGCAAACATGTGTCCGTGCAAAGGGACCGGAAAGAAGAAACTCTGCTGTCGGCTGCTCAGAAAG TGAAAGAAGCTGGAAGAGACTTTACCTATTTTATTGTGGTGCTCGTTGGAATGGGTGTtacag GTGGTTTGTTCTATGTGATTTTTAAAGAGCTATTCTCTTCTTCTAGTCCAAGTAAGATCTATGGAGATGCCTTGGAGAAATGCAGATCTCACCCTGAG ATAATTGGTGTTTTTGGTGAATCTATTAAAGGTTATGGGGAGGCAACAAGAAGAGGAAGACGACAGCTTGTCAG AATCCTGAGAGAGGAAGATTTGAGGTCCGCTACATATTTGTGGATGTTGACACCTATCCTAGAAGAACCATTGTCATAG